In Helianthus annuus cultivar XRQ/B chromosome 3, HanXRQr2.0-SUNRISE, whole genome shotgun sequence, a single window of DNA contains:
- the LOC110898890 gene encoding beta-fructofuranosidase, insoluble isoenzyme CWINV1 isoform X1 codes for MLFKTKLSSLNIPMKIYGFYVFSLCCFLIFNGVRVEAFRNHTRLLNVSQSYRTAYHFQPTKNWMNDPNGPMYYKGVYHFFYQHNPYGPLWGNMSWAHAISHDLINWVHLDIALVPNEPYDINGCFSGSTTILPNGEPAILYTGVDANLHQVQNLAFPKNISDPLLNEWVKWPLNPILSPPDEIDPSFYRDPSTGWMGADGEWRVVIGTRIDHQGAAILYKSKDFRSWNRSLSPLHLSNITTFWECPDFYPVMRNGKSGLDTSVTSVQGKDIRHVLKASFNYQDYYILGKYDPLSDRYDVDADFMKSKGWLRYDYGRFYASKSFYDGEKKRRILWSWVCEGDTAPDAIEKGWSGLQTIPRSIWLSKNEDQLVQWPVKELEKLRTRKVHLENKKLKGGSMIEISGITASQADVEITFSFSNLKHAEVLSAEVVDPQILCTQKNATTDGKFGPFGLLVLASKDLTEHTAVFFRVFRIANSFRVLMCADTSRSSLKPFIDKPIYGAFLALDPRYAKISLRTLIDHSIVESFGGEGLACITSRVYPVLAVGEQAHLYAFNNGTQSLSISSLSAWSMKKAQIV; via the exons ATGCTTTTCAAAACTAAACTATCATCTCTGAATATTCCGATGAAGATATAtggtttttatgtgttttctttgtGTTGTTTCCTGATTTTTAATGGAGTCCGTGTTGAAGCTTTCAGGAACCATACACGGCTACTGAATGTTTCACAGTCTTACCGGACAGCATATCACTTCCAGCCTACCAAAAATTGGATGAATG ATCCTAATG GACCAATGTATTACAAGGGGGTCTACCATTTTTTCTATCAACACAATCCATATGGTCCACTATGGGGTAACATGTCATGGGCTCATGCCATATCACATGATCTTATCAACTGGGTACATCTTGATATTGCTCTTGTACCAAACGAGCCTTACGATATCAATGGGTGTTTTTCTGGTTCGACAACGATACTACCAAATGGTGAACCGGCGATCCTATACACAGGTGTTGATGCCAATTTACACCAAGTGCAAAATTTGGCATTTCCCAAAAACATATCGGACCCGCTACTAAATGAATGGGTAAAATGGCCACTTAACCCAATATTGAGTCCTCCGGATGAAATTGACCCATCCTTTTATAGAGATCCATCAACTGGTTGGATGGGTGCGGATGGAGAATGGAGGGTTGTGATTGGAACTCGGATTGATCATCAAGGAGCAGCTATTCTATACAAAAGTAAGGATTTTCGCAGTTGGAATAGGTCTCTGAGCCCGTTACACCTCTCTAACATAACAACATTTTGGGAATGTCCTGACTTTTATCCTGTTATGCGTAATGGGAAAAGCGGGCTTGATACATCAGTTACATCCGTTCAAGGGAAGGACATTAGGCATGTTCTTAAAGCTAGTTTTAATTACCAGGATTATTATATACTGGGAAAATACGATCCACTAAGTGACCGCTACGACGTTGATGCTGACTTTATGAAGAGTAAAGGGTGGTTACGGTATGATTATGGGAGGTTTTATGCTTCTAAGTCGTTTTATGATGGTGAGAAGAAGAGAAGGATATTATGGTCATGGGTTTGTGAAGGTGATACTGCACCAGATGCTATCGAAAAAGGTTGGTCTGGCCTTCAG ACGATTCCTAGGAGCATCTGGCTTAGTAAAAATGAAGATCAGTTGGTGCAGTGGCCTGTCAAGGAACTAGAGAAACTACGAACACGAAAAGTGCATTTGGAGAATAAAAAACTCAAGGGCGGGTCCATGATTGAAATTTCTGGTATCACAGCTTCACAG GCTGATGTAGAAATCACGTTTAGCTTCTCAAATCTCAAACATGCTGAGGTGTTGAGTGCTGAAGTAGTTGATCCCCAAATTCTTTGTACACAAAAGAATGCTACAACAGATGGCAAATTTGGGCCTTTCGGTTTGCTGGTTTTGGCTTCGAAGGACCTTACTGAACACACTGCGGTCTTCTTTCGTGTCTTTAGAATTGCTAACAGTTTCCGAGTGCTCATGTGTGCTGACACAAGCAG GTCGTCTTTAAAACCATTTATCGACAAACCCATCTATGGAGCTTTTCTTGCACTTGATCCTCGATACGCAAAGATCTCCTTGAGAACCTTG ATAGATCACTCCATTGTAGAAAGCTTTGGTGGAGAAGGGTTGGCTTGCATTACATCAAGAGTTTATCCGGTACTGGCAGTTGGAGAACAAGCACATCTTTATGCATTCAACAATGGCACTCAGAGTTTGAGTATCTCAAGTTTAAGTGCTTGGAGTATGAAGAAAGCTCAAATTGTCTAA
- the LOC110898890 gene encoding beta-fructofuranosidase, insoluble isoenzyme CWINV1 isoform X2, translated as MNDPNGPMYYKGVYHFFYQHNPYGPLWGNMSWAHAISHDLINWVHLDIALVPNEPYDINGCFSGSTTILPNGEPAILYTGVDANLHQVQNLAFPKNISDPLLNEWVKWPLNPILSPPDEIDPSFYRDPSTGWMGADGEWRVVIGTRIDHQGAAILYKSKDFRSWNRSLSPLHLSNITTFWECPDFYPVMRNGKSGLDTSVTSVQGKDIRHVLKASFNYQDYYILGKYDPLSDRYDVDADFMKSKGWLRYDYGRFYASKSFYDGEKKRRILWSWVCEGDTAPDAIEKGWSGLQTIPRSIWLSKNEDQLVQWPVKELEKLRTRKVHLENKKLKGGSMIEISGITASQADVEITFSFSNLKHAEVLSAEVVDPQILCTQKNATTDGKFGPFGLLVLASKDLTEHTAVFFRVFRIANSFRVLMCADTSRSSLKPFIDKPIYGAFLALDPRYAKISLRTLIDHSIVESFGGEGLACITSRVYPVLAVGEQAHLYAFNNGTQSLSISSLSAWSMKKAQIV; from the exons ATGAATG ATCCTAATG GACCAATGTATTACAAGGGGGTCTACCATTTTTTCTATCAACACAATCCATATGGTCCACTATGGGGTAACATGTCATGGGCTCATGCCATATCACATGATCTTATCAACTGGGTACATCTTGATATTGCTCTTGTACCAAACGAGCCTTACGATATCAATGGGTGTTTTTCTGGTTCGACAACGATACTACCAAATGGTGAACCGGCGATCCTATACACAGGTGTTGATGCCAATTTACACCAAGTGCAAAATTTGGCATTTCCCAAAAACATATCGGACCCGCTACTAAATGAATGGGTAAAATGGCCACTTAACCCAATATTGAGTCCTCCGGATGAAATTGACCCATCCTTTTATAGAGATCCATCAACTGGTTGGATGGGTGCGGATGGAGAATGGAGGGTTGTGATTGGAACTCGGATTGATCATCAAGGAGCAGCTATTCTATACAAAAGTAAGGATTTTCGCAGTTGGAATAGGTCTCTGAGCCCGTTACACCTCTCTAACATAACAACATTTTGGGAATGTCCTGACTTTTATCCTGTTATGCGTAATGGGAAAAGCGGGCTTGATACATCAGTTACATCCGTTCAAGGGAAGGACATTAGGCATGTTCTTAAAGCTAGTTTTAATTACCAGGATTATTATATACTGGGAAAATACGATCCACTAAGTGACCGCTACGACGTTGATGCTGACTTTATGAAGAGTAAAGGGTGGTTACGGTATGATTATGGGAGGTTTTATGCTTCTAAGTCGTTTTATGATGGTGAGAAGAAGAGAAGGATATTATGGTCATGGGTTTGTGAAGGTGATACTGCACCAGATGCTATCGAAAAAGGTTGGTCTGGCCTTCAG ACGATTCCTAGGAGCATCTGGCTTAGTAAAAATGAAGATCAGTTGGTGCAGTGGCCTGTCAAGGAACTAGAGAAACTACGAACACGAAAAGTGCATTTGGAGAATAAAAAACTCAAGGGCGGGTCCATGATTGAAATTTCTGGTATCACAGCTTCACAG GCTGATGTAGAAATCACGTTTAGCTTCTCAAATCTCAAACATGCTGAGGTGTTGAGTGCTGAAGTAGTTGATCCCCAAATTCTTTGTACACAAAAGAATGCTACAACAGATGGCAAATTTGGGCCTTTCGGTTTGCTGGTTTTGGCTTCGAAGGACCTTACTGAACACACTGCGGTCTTCTTTCGTGTCTTTAGAATTGCTAACAGTTTCCGAGTGCTCATGTGTGCTGACACAAGCAG GTCGTCTTTAAAACCATTTATCGACAAACCCATCTATGGAGCTTTTCTTGCACTTGATCCTCGATACGCAAAGATCTCCTTGAGAACCTTG ATAGATCACTCCATTGTAGAAAGCTTTGGTGGAGAAGGGTTGGCTTGCATTACATCAAGAGTTTATCCGGTACTGGCAGTTGGAGAACAAGCACATCTTTATGCATTCAACAATGGCACTCAGAGTTTGAGTATCTCAAGTTTAAGTGCTTGGAGTATGAAGAAAGCTCAAATTGTCTAA